A genomic stretch from Coffea arabica cultivar ET-39 chromosome 10c, Coffea Arabica ET-39 HiFi, whole genome shotgun sequence includes:
- the LOC113714198 gene encoding uncharacterized protein: MWRWWEAVVDSAGEANGAERIQLTVNVLWQLWKARNKMVFQMENVDAKAIVDKAQLEWLEYIAANETDHQTHASPEMEVHVPQHWEPPKEGIMRINTDAAISAIMVRTGLGIIARNWHGQIVKAQGIIGRRRSEAATEESLAIRSALEMTQLAGWTKIEVQSDCKNIVSSINPDNVQDCKIQTILEDIEALKNSFDSCLFSFVPRTVNICSHALAQFAVRSVQNFEWKDSFPIWLSQLASKDMG, translated from the coding sequence ATGTGGAGATGGTGGGAGGCAGTGGTAGATTCAGCAGGGGAAGCGAATGGAGCTGAACGCATCCAACTCACGGTAAATGTCCTTTGGCAGCTATGGAAAGCTAGGAACAAAATGGTGTTCCAGATGGAGAACGTGGATGCAAAAGCTATTGTCGACAAAGCTCAACTGGAGTGGCTGGAATATATTGCGGCTAATGAAACAGACCACCAAACACATGCTTCACCAGAAATGGAGGTACACGTTCCGCAGCATTGGGAGCCACCCAAGGAAGGTATTATGAGAATTAACACGGATGCAGCAATTTCAGCTATAATGGTCAGGACCGGATTGGGAATCATCGCAAGGAATTGGCATGGGCAGATTGTGAAAGCTCAAGGGATCataggaagaagaagaagcgaGGCGGCCACAGAGGAATCACTGGCCATCAGAAGCGCATTGGAGATGACTCAGCTTGCAGGATGGACAAAAATAGAAGTCCAATCTGACTGCAAGAATATTGTTAGCTCTATTAACCCGGACAATGTTCAGGATTGTAAAATTCAAACAATCCTTGAAGACATTGAGGCCCTAAAGAATAGCTTTGATAGCTGCCTGTTCTCTTTTGTTCCCAGAACCGTGAATATTTGTAGTCATGCACTGGCTCAGTTTGCAGTTAGGTcggttcaaaattttgaatggaaagattcatttccaatatgGCTATCACAGTTAGCTAGTAAGGATATGGGGTAG